The Natronosporangium hydrolyticum nucleotide sequence GCGGGCGACCACCGCCCCGGTCTTGCGGTGCAGGCGCAGCAGTCCTTCCCGGCGGAGCAGGTCGTACGCCTTGTTGACGGTGTGGAAATTGACCCCGAGATCGGCACCGAGTTGCCTAGTGGCGGGCAGCGAATCCCCTTGCCGCAGCTCGCCGGCGGCGATCGCGCGCACGATCTGATCCCGCAGCTGCTGATAGATCGGCACCTCGGTGTTCAGATCGATCGTCAGGATCACGACTGCTCCTCGTGGTAACGCTGGCCGGACCTCTCATCCCACCATCCTGGCCAGCGCCGCCGGCACGGCCGGTGCCGGCGGCTTCGTCCCGGTCAGGTCACGTCCCGCCGGACCGGCAGCGCGATCGCGACCGCCGCCGCGGCCAGGCCGTACCCGAGCAGCGTCAGCCAGCCGGCGGCCGGCGGCAGCAGCGTCGGCAGGTTGCCGAACTCCTCGGCCATCGCCTCGTTGAGGATGCTGAACTCGGTGAGGGACGCGGTGGCCCCACCCGGCAGGTACGGGTAGAGGTGGTTCACCCCCGGGATCAGGATCAGCATCGGCTCCAGCGTGTACAGATAGCCACCGACCACCAGCAACGTGGCGAGCTGGTTGCGGATCAGGGCCCCGACCCCCACCCCCAGGATCGTGTAGACCGCGGTGGCGGCGACCAGCCGGAGCTGCAACCCGGCGATGGTGCCCGGGTCCGCCCCCACCGTCAGCCCGGCGGGGACCGCCACCGCCACCAGCCCGGCCACGGCGGCCACCGCCGCGGCCACGCCGAAGACCACCCCCACCGCCGCATAGGTCGCCACCTTCGCCAGCACCACCGGGTAACGGCGGGGTACGAACAGGAACGACTGGGTGATCGTCCGGTGCCGGTACTCCTGGGTCATGGCCGCCGCGCCCAGCAACGCCGGGATGATCACCACTAGGCCACCGACCGAGAGCGCCGCCCGGACTCCGGCCTCGGTGTCGACCGGCGGCAGCGGCGGGTCGGAGACCGGCCCGAAGGCGGCGATCACCGCCACCGAGCCGGCGGTGACGCCGACGGTCGCCAGCAGCAGCCACAGCCACAGTTGGGTGCCGAGTAGTTTACGTAGCTCGGCGTGGAGCATCCGGATCATCGAGCAGCCTCCGTGGTGAGGACCTCCGTGGTGAGGTTGAGGAAGACCGACTCCAGGCCGGTACGGGTCGGGTCGAGTTCGGCGAGCGTGCCGCTGGCGAGCAGCCGGCCCCGGTGGATGACGACCGCCCGGTCGACGCTCTGCTGCACCTCGGCGAGCAGATGACTGGAGATCAGCACGGTGCGCCCCTGGTCGGCGAAGTCCCGCAGGAACCGGCGTAGCCACGCGATGCCCTGCGGGTCCAGACCGTTGACCGGCTCGTCGAGCAACAGCACTTGCGGGTCGCCGAGCAGGGCGGTGGCGAGGTTGAGTCGTTGCCGCATGCCCGTGGAGTAGGTCCGGTACCTCCGGTCGGCGTACTCGGTCATCTCCAGCTGTGCGAGCACCTCGTCGACGCGGCAGGCGGGATAGCCGGCTAGCGCGCAGTGGACCCGCAGGTGGCTGCGGGCGCTGTGCCCCGGGTGGGCGTAGGCGCCGTCGAGCGCCGCCCCGACCACCGCGTTCGGCGCGGCGAGCTCCCGGTAGCGGTGTCCGCCGATCGCCACGGCCCCGCTGGTGGGCTGCACCAGCCCGAGAATCATCCGCAGCGTGGTGGTCTTGCCGGCTCCGTTCGGGCCGAGGAAGCCGGTGATCTGGCCGGGTGGGACCGAGAAGCTCAACTCCTCGACCGCAGTCACCCCTCGGTACCGCTTCGTCAGCCGCTGCACCTCGATCGGCACACCAGCCATCGGACCCTGAGTTGGTTTCATGTAGTTATTCTATCTGTCATAGAACAAAGCGCAAAGCCTTCTCCGCCTGGTGGGGCGAGTCGGGATCTTGTGACCGGAAATGTCGGGATATCACGGGGCGCATGGTCCCCACCCGCCCCACCAAGCGGGGACGGGCGGCGCTAACTCGGGACCTTGTGGGGGCTAGTCGGCGTTGACCAGGCGCAGCAGCGGGGCGTCCGAGCCGTCGACCGCGACGTAGATCGCACCGTCGTGCGGCCCCACCGCCACGTCCCGGATCCGCCACCCCTCATCGGCGAGCAGCGGCTCGGCCTCCTCGACCTGGTCGCCCGCCACCGTCAGCCGGGCAAGATACTCGCTGGCCAGGCCGCCGACGAGCAGATCATCCTGCCACTGTGGGAACTCGTCACCGGTATAGAAGGTCAGACCAGCGGGCGGGAAACCGCCGCTGCCGCACTCCCAGTAGAAGACCGGCTCGACGGTGCCCTCGACCTCGTCGGGCCACTCTCCGAGCGGCGTGTCGGTGCCGTATTCGCAGGCGGTAGTCGCCACCGGCCAGCCGAAGTTGCCGCCGGCCTCCAGCACATTGATCTCGTCGCCGTCCTGCTCGCCGTGCTCACTGGCCCAGATCTCCCCGGTCTCCGGATGCACCGTCAGCCCCTGAATGTTGCGGTGCCCGTAGGAGTAGATCTCGTCGGCGACCTCCGGATCGTCGACGAATGGGTTGTCGGCCGGCACCGACCCGTCCGGTTCCAGCCGCAAGGTCGTCCCGATCGGCGTACTCGGGTCCTGCGCGGGGTGGTCGTCGAAGTTTTTGTAGCCTCGGTCGCCGACGGTCATGAACAGGTAGCCGTCGTCGTCGAAGACGATCGACGAGCCGTAGTGGGCGGTGCTCTGCAGGAACGGCTCGGCCACATACAGCACCTCGACCTGGTCGAGCTGCTGCTCGGCCAGGTCGAGCTGGCCGCGGGCGAGGTGGGTGGTGGTGGTGCCGCCGCTGTCGTCGGCCGCCGAGTAGGTGAGGTAGACCCACGGCGCCTCGGGGTAGTCCGGGTCCAGCGCGACGTCGAGCAGCCCGCCCTGACCGCCGGTGGCGACCTCAGGAACGCCGGAGATGTCGTCGATCTCGCCGGTGCTCGAGTCGACCACCGACAGAATCCCGGCCGACTGGGTCACCAGCAGCTGCTCGCCGTCGGGCAGGAAGGCCAGCCCCCACGGCCCGTCCAGACCGTCGACGACGGTCTCCACCACCAACTCGGTGTCGGCGACGGCGGGGGCGGTGGCGGCGCCGGTGCCGGTCGGAGCCGGCTCCTCAACCGGGTCGTCCGCCGCCGAGCACGCGCCCGCCGCGATCACGAGCCCGGCCACCGCGGCCCGCGCCATCAGAGTGCTTGCCCGCATGCGTTCCCCCCACCCGGCATCCATCGACGCCAACAACATCACCACTGTAACCATGCCAGCGCGCCACCGACGATCCCGCGCGGCTCGGCGCCGGCGGCCGGCTCAGCACCGGGCGGGTTTGAGCCAACTGCACTCCACGTCAGCCGGCAGCGGCGGGGTCGCCGGCTCCGGCACACTGGTCGGCAGCGTCCCCGCCCCGCCGACGCTGAATTCGGCGAGCGCCACCACGATCCGGTCCTCGATCACCTTGACTGCATCAAGGTGGTTGTTGAGCAGGATCGCGAAGACCAGCGGCCGGCCGTCGCCGTCGGTGACGTAACCGGAGAGGGCCGAGACCGACGTCAACGTGCCGGTCTTTGCGTACGCGTTGCCGGCCGCCGCGGTGTCCCGCATCCGGCTCGTGAGGGTCCCGCCCACCATCCGGTCCGGATCACCCGCGACCGGCAGCGCCTCATGCCACGCGTCGAACCACTCCTCCGAACGCAGCGCGCGGAGCAGCGTCACAAACTGGTCCGCCGGAACGAGGTTCCAGCGGGACAACCCGGAACCGTCCGCCTGCCGGTGCGACTCGACCGCCACGCCGTGCCCGGCAACGTAGTCACCGATCGCCGCCAGGCCCGCCGACATGAAGATGGTCTACACGTCTACCCCGTGATCGGTCAATGGTCTGGACCTGCCCTGCAATCAACCCGTAACTCCGGTTCGCGTGGCTCCGCGCGAGTCAGGCCAGTTCGCGGCTGCCCTGCCAGCGGTCCGCGTGGACCGCGGCCACCAACGGCCGGCGGCGCCGCCACCCGTGCCGCTCCAGATCCGGCACATCCTCCACATAAGACACAGGGCCGAGGCACAGCCACGCCACCGGGCGGATCCGCTCCGGGATCCCCAACAACCGCTGCAGAAACTCCTCCCGGTAGAAGGAGACCCAGCCGACCCCGAGCCGCTCCGCCGCCGCCGCGAGCCACAGATTCTGGATCGCCAGGCAGACTGAGTACAGGCCGGCGTCGGCGATAGCGTGCCGACCGAGGACGCCCGGCCCACCCCGCTCCGGGTCGTAAGTCACCACCACCGAGAGCGTGGACTCCCGCACCCCGTCAATCTTGATCTGGCGGAACCGGGCCGCCGCGTCACCGGTGAGGCTCCCCGCGTACACCTCCCGCTCGTGCCGGACATGCTCGTGGAACTCGGCACGCAGCCGGCGGTCGCGGACCACGATGAAGTCCCACGGCTGGGAAAGGCCCACGCTGGGCGCCGCGTGCGCCGCCGCCAGCACCCGATCAAGCACCTCGGCGGCGATCGGCGCACCGGTGAACTGGCCGCGCACGTCGCGACGGCGATGGATGACATCATAGAACTCACTGGGCATGGCAGGCTCCCGCTGCGCTCGGGCCCCGGCTAGCCGGGGCGGCGAATGCGAGGCCGGTCTTCGGACTCCCAGATCGTCACCTCACCGCCCGCCTTCCCAACCGCAAGGTCAGTGGCTGCGCACGCGACGCATGGGCGGCAGCTCCCTGGTCACCGCGGCGGGCCCGTGCCGGAGTCACACCGGCTTCCCGATTCTCCCCACTCAGGCCGAGCGGGGCACCTCGCGATCAGTTCGTGCCGCCCGCAGCGTACCGCGACGCCGCCGACCCACTAGCCGCCGGACCCGACCGCTGCCCGAATAGTCGCCATCTCATCCGGGCGCAACCGACCGGCAGCCGCCGCCGCCACACACTCGCGCAGCTCCGCCCGGTCCTTGACGCCGAGCACCACCGTGTCCACCTCCGGCATCGAGAGGGCGTACCGGTGCGCCAGCGACGCCGCGGACTCGCCGAACTCGCGCGCCAGCGCCCGAAACGGCTCCGCCCGATGGAAATCGGCCATGATCGGATGCTCCGGCGGCAGCTCCCGGTCGATCCCGTAGGTGAGCGCACCCGCCTGCACCGCCCGGATCCCCATCACTCCCACCCCGTGCCGGCGGGCGGCGGCCAGGGTCTCCGCCGGCCGGGTGTCGCTCTGCGCCGGCGCCAGCTCACCCGCGGAGTCCAGCAGGTTCGCCACGCACTGCGCGGCCGCGGGCGTCGGTGCCGCACCGAGCACCTCGGTCACCGCCGCCGTATCCGCCACCGCGGTGATCCCCCAAGACCCGATCCGACCCCGCCGGACCAGGTCTTCCAGCGCCGGCCGCACCGCCTCGACGAACAAGCTGACCGGCGTAGCCCACGGCGCCCCCGGCTCCGCCTCCGCCGTGACATGGTTGTGCAGCAGGAACACGTCGGCGAAAGAGATCCGCATCCGGGTCAGGCTGTCATCCAGCGACTTCTCCAGGAACGCGGGGACATCGAAGGGATCGGGGTTGCCGAGCCCACACTTGGTGGAGACCCGAACCCCGGCGGGGAGCTTACCGGCGAACGCCTCCCCCACCACCCGCTCCGCCTCGCCGTCACCGTACCCAGGCGCGACATCGATGAGATCAATGCCGGCGTCGACCGCCTCCCGGACGGTCGCGACCGCCTCCTGGCGGGTGGTGGGGCCCCAGACCTGCCCCAGCCCGCCACCGCCCAAGGTAAGGACGCTGACCTCCCCGACGCTGCCCAGGGTTCGCCGCTCCATCGCCACACTCCTTCCCATCGACTCCAGTCAGCCGCCCCCAAGGCTTCCACTTCGAGCGCTCTCGAAGTCAAGCCGCCGCCGCGACGTCGGCCACGACACAGGCGACGTTGTCCGGGGCGCCCGCGGCGTACGCCAGCTCCACCAGCCGGGCCGCGGTAGGCTCCGGATCGACGTCCGCCGCCAGCGCCGCGTGCAGCGCGCTCCGGTCGACGACCGCGGCGAGACCGTCCGAACAGAGCAGGTAGCGGTCGCCCGCAACCGCGGTACGCAGCGCCAGGTCGACCTCGACCGGTGACCCACCAGCGCCGAGCGCCCGGGTCAGTAGGGCGCGTCGCGGGTGGGCGGCGGCTTCCCGAGGGTCGAGCTTGCCGTGCTCGACCTGGCTCTGCACCCAGGTGTGGTCCTGGGTGAGCTGCGACAGCTCGCCGCCGCGCAGCAGATAGGCCCGGGTATCTCCGATGTGCACCATCGCCAGCTGGGAACCGGCGCGCAGCAACGCGGTAAGCGTGGTGACCGGCTGGTGCTCGCTGCTCGCCGACGAGCGGACGGTACGGTCGATCTCGTCGACCGCACCGGCGAGCAACGTGATCAGATCGGCCGCCGAGAGGTCGGCGAGCTCCAGCCACCGCAGGGCGTCGATGGCGGTGGTGCTGGCCGCGGCGCCGCCGGGCCCGCGCATACCGTCGGCGACCGCCAGCAACCGGTCACTGGCGTACGCCGCATCCTCGTTGCTCTCGCGGACGGCTCCGGTGTCGCAGCGGACGGCATGACGGATCATCACGGCCGAGTTGGTGTCGGGCATGTTCGGGTTCCTCTCGGAAAGCTGCTCGACGAGGAGGGCCACCTGCCGCGCGCGGTCGGCGACATCAACGGTGACCCGGCGCCAGTAGGCGGCGACAGCCTCGGCCGCCGCCGCCGGCTCCAGAGCGCAGACGGTGCGAATCTCGACCAGCGGCATGCCCACCGCGCGCAGCTGGGCGACCAGCCGGGCGTGAGCGAGCTGGCCGGGGTCGTAGAGCCGATACCCGGACTCCGGATCGACCGCGGCCGGGAGCAACAACCCCTGCTCGGCGTAGAGCCGCAGCGCCTTCGGGGTCAGCCCCGCCGCCCGGGCGAACGCCCCGATCGTCAGCAGCTCCACCTGGCCATCCTCCTCGTGCCGGTCGGGCGACCGGCGCCCACCACGGTGGGGCTTACCCAAGGGTCAAGGTCAAGTGCTCCGGCGGCGCCCCCTCGGCGACGAAGTCAGCCTAGCGGCGACTCGACGATTTGACGTTGATACGTAATTACGTAATACTCGGCTCATGGGCACCCTTGAGGAGCGCGTGGCGGCCCTGGAGACACAGCTCGCCGAGCTGACCGCCCGCCTCGACCAGACACCGGCACCGCCAGCAGCGCCCGAGGAGACCTTCTGGGCGCTCGATGCGCTCAGACAACGCCTGCCCGCAGGCACCGGCGGCGTCGTCTACACCGGCGTCGTAGAGGCCGCCCCAGGCGAACGCTTCGAGTGGCAGTACGGCGCCAGCACCGACGAGCTCCTCACCGAGACCGACTGGTCGCCGGCGGCGGCGACCCTGGCGGCGCTCGGCCACTCGGTCCGCCTACTGCTGTTGCGGGAGATCCTCCAGGGCCGCCGCACCGCTGCCGAACTCACCGAAGTAGAAGGGCTCGGCACGACTGGTCAGCTCTACCACCACCTCCGTGCGCTGTCGGGCGCCGGCTGGCTACGCACCACCGGGCGGGGGCACTACAGCGTGCCGCCCGAGCGGGTGGTGCCGCTGCTGGTCGTGCTGACCGCCGCACGCCGCTGAGCGAGGAGACGAGAGATGCGTCGATGGTTGGCCGCCCTGGCGGCCCTGGGGCTCATAACCACCGCCGTGGCCTGGCTACTCGGCCCGACTCCGCAACGGCTGGCGGATACCACCACGGGTGACCCGGCGCTCGCGGAGTCGGTCCGCGCGGTGATAGCCGACCCGACCGGCTACCACGGGCTCGCGGTCGCCCGGACCGACGCCGACCAGACCAGCTTCGCTGGACTCGGCGAGGCCGCCGCCGGCGAGCCGGTGGAGCCAGACACCGCGTTCGAAGTCGGCTCGATCGGCAAAGTACTGACCGGCATGCTCCTGGCCGACCTGGCGGCCGACGGCGTCGTCGACCCCGACCAGCCGCTCGGCGAGCTGCTACCGGCGGTCGACTTCGACGACCCGGCCGTCGCCGAGATCACCCTCGCCGAGCTCGCCAGCCACCGGTCCGGCCTACCGCGGCTGCGGATGGCCGGGCTTCGCACCGTGCTCAACGGGCTCACCTGGCAGCTGCGCGGCGGCGACCCGTACGCCGGTCAGGATGTCGACTGGCTCGCCGCCACGCTGCCCAGCGCCACTGTCAGCGCCGGCGAGCCGGCGGTCGACTACAGCAACTACGGGATGGCGCTCCTCGGGTACGCGCTGGCCGAGCACACCGGGGTGCCGTACCCGGAGCTGGTGCGGCAGCGGATCCTCGACCCGCTCGGCATGTCGGCCACCAGCTACCACCTCGACGGCGACCCCCTGCCGGCGCACCGGGCAGCCGGCGGCACCGCCGACGGGCGGACCATGGCCCCGTGGCAGGGCTCCGGCTACGCCGCCGCCGGCATCGGCCTGTGGTCCACAGCCGACGACCTGGCCACCCTGGTCGCGGCCGTCTCCGACGGCACCGCGCCGGGAGCCGACGCCGCCACCGCCCGGTTCGAAGCCGGCCCGGACGAGCACGTCGGTTACGGCTGGTTCACCGACCTGGTGAACGGGGACGAGCTCACCTGGCACAACGGGGCCAGCGGCGGCTTCCGGTCGTACGTCGGGTTCGAGCCGGCGACCGGCCAGGGGGTGGTGGTGCTGGGCAACACCGACCGCGACGTCGTGCCGCTGGGCCAGCAACTGCTCACCCAGGCCGGAGACCCGGTCGACCGCGCCGGTGTCGGCTGGTACGCGATCGTGGTCACCCTTGTGGTCAGCTGCTTGGGCGGGCTGTCGCTACTCTTCCTGGCTACCCGACCGGAGATCGACCGGCTGCGGCTGGTCTCCAATGGTGCCTGGGCGATGGCGCTGCCGGCGATCGCGTACCAGTACGGCGCCTGGTCGACGGTGCCGGCCCTGGTGTGGGCGCTCGGCGTCGGGGTCTCGGTGGTGGCGCTGGCGCAGGCGGTGCGGCGCTGGCCGGCGGTGCCGGTGGTGGCTGGCCGGTTCCGCTGGCTGCGTTGGGTCGCCTCGACCCTGCTGGCGCTCGCCGCCCCGCTGCTCGTCCTCTGGTTCTACACCTAACCCCCAACCCCGGCCGATCATGGACCTAGGTACCTGATCGGCGGGGTTTCGGGTCCCAAACCCCATGGTCAACAAGCTCCGGCTGCCCGCGGCAACGGCGAACTGTCATGATGACGTCATGACGGACACTTTGGAATTACTCCCGGAGGACTGGCAACGCGGGCTGGTGATCGTGGCCCACCCCGACGACATCGAGTACGGCGGCGCCGCCGCGATCGCCCGCTGGACCGACCAGGGCAAGCAGCTCGCGTACGCGCTGCTGACCAGCGGCGAGGCCGGTATCGACGGAATGCCACCAGAACAGGCCCGGGTGGTACGGGAAGCCGAACAGCGCGCCTCAGCCGCGGTGGTCGGAGTCGACTCGGTGGAGTTCCTCGGCTTTGCCGACGGCATCCTGGAGTACGGCGTGCCGCTCCGCCGGGAACTGGCGCGAGTGGTCCGCCGACACCAGCCGGAGATCGTCATCACCTCGAACTTCCGGGACACCTGGGACGGCAGCTTCCTGAACCAGGCCGATCACATCGCCACCGGCCGGGCGGTGCTGGACGCGGTCCGGGACGCCGGCAACCGGTGGGTGTTCTCCGAGCAGCTGGACGAAGGGCTCGACCCTTGGGACGGGGTACGCGAAGTCTGGGCCGCCAACTCGCCGCAGTCCCGGCACGGGGTGGATGTCACCGGCACGTTCGACCGCGGCGTCGAATCGCTCCGGGCGCACGACGCCTACCTTCGCGGGCTAGGTGACGACACTATGGACCCGGAGGAGATGCTGGCGGCCTTCGCCCGTCCGGTCGGCAGCAAGCTGGGTTGCCGCTACGGCGTGGCGTTCGAGGTCCTCGCGATGCGCTAAGGCAGCTTATGCGCTCCGCGAACTCCAGAGCTGGCGATCATGGACCTAGGTACATGATTCGGCCGATTTCCGCTCCCTAACCCCATGGTCAACTCGCGGGGGCCCCGGGGGGCGCGGTGGCCGCAGTGGCCCCGGTCGGGGGCCAGGGGACGGGGTCGGCGAGCTCACCCACGAAGCCACCATCCTCGGTGTGGTGCAGCCAGGTGAGCAGCTGCCAACCGGCGGCCGTCCGCACCAGCCGCCCCCCGTAGCGGGTCCCCGCCGGGTCCCCGTCCACCAGCTGATGCGTCTCCCACTCGTACGGACCGAGCAGCTTGTCGGCGGAGAGCAGATGAGTGCCCGGGATCCCGGCCGCCGGCCGCTGCGCGACCACCGCCGCCGGCGCCGGTGGGGTGGCGAAGAGCAGCTGCCAACGGCCCCCGGCCCAGACCACCTGCGGGATCTCCAGGTGGCCGAAGACGCCGGGGGCGGTGACCGGCGGGCCGACCTGCCAGTCAAGCAGGTCGCTGGAGGTGGCATGCCCGATCACGCCGCGGACCGCCGGGTCGCCGCTGCGCGCCCGGGCGGTGACGAAGGCGTGGAACCGGC carries:
- a CDS encoding GntR family transcriptional regulator, with protein sequence MILTIDLNTEVPIYQQLRDQIVRAIAAGELRQGDSLPATRQLGADLGVNFHTVNKAYDLLRREGLLRLHRKTGAVVARGPGSGPPPPDFYPEWEGRLRVLLAEAVARGVPAAEVLSRCEAQLRSLTDIEEREHT
- a CDS encoding ABC transporter permease, which translates into the protein MIRMLHAELRKLLGTQLWLWLLLATVGVTAGSVAVIAAFGPVSDPPLPPVDTEAGVRAALSVGGLVVIIPALLGAAAMTQEYRHRTITQSFLFVPRRYPVVLAKVATYAAVGVVFGVAAAVAAVAGLVAVAVPAGLTVGADPGTIAGLQLRLVAATAVYTILGVGVGALIRNQLATLLVVGGYLYTLEPMLILIPGVNHLYPYLPGGATASLTEFSILNEAMAEEFGNLPTLLPPAAGWLTLLGYGLAAAAVAIALPVRRDVT
- a CDS encoding ABC transporter ATP-binding protein; this translates as MKPTQGPMAGVPIEVQRLTKRYRGVTAVEELSFSVPPGQITGFLGPNGAGKTTTLRMILGLVQPTSGAVAIGGHRYRELAAPNAVVGAALDGAYAHPGHSARSHLRVHCALAGYPACRVDEVLAQLEMTEYADRRYRTYSTGMRQRLNLATALLGDPQVLLLDEPVNGLDPQGIAWLRRFLRDFADQGRTVLISSHLLAEVQQSVDRAVVIHRGRLLASGTLAELDPTRTGLESVFLNLTTEVLTTEAAR
- a CDS encoding PQQ-dependent sugar dehydrogenase, which translates into the protein MVTVVMLLASMDAGWGERMRASTLMARAAVAGLVIAAGACSAADDPVEEPAPTGTGAATAPAVADTELVVETVVDGLDGPWGLAFLPDGEQLLVTQSAGILSVVDSSTGEIDDISGVPEVATGGQGGLLDVALDPDYPEAPWVYLTYSAADDSGGTTTTHLARGQLDLAEQQLDQVEVLYVAEPFLQSTAHYGSSIVFDDDGYLFMTVGDRGYKNFDDHPAQDPSTPIGTTLRLEPDGSVPADNPFVDDPEVADEIYSYGHRNIQGLTVHPETGEIWASEHGEQDGDEINVLEAGGNFGWPVATTACEYGTDTPLGEWPDEVEGTVEPVFYWECGSGGFPPAGLTFYTGDEFPQWQDDLLVGGLASEYLARLTVAGDQVEEAEPLLADEGWRIRDVAVGPHDGAIYVAVDGSDAPLLRLVNAD
- a CDS encoding D-alanyl-D-alanine carboxypeptidase; this translates as MSAGLAAIGDYVAGHGVAVESHRQADGSGLSRWNLVPADQFVTLLRALRSEEWFDAWHEALPVAGDPDRMVGGTLTSRMRDTAAAGNAYAKTGTLTSVSALSGYVTDGDGRPLVFAILLNNHLDAVKVIEDRIVVALAEFSVGGAGTLPTSVPEPATPPLPADVECSWLKPARC
- the bluB gene encoding 5,6-dimethylbenzimidazole synthase, which produces MPSEFYDVIHRRRDVRGQFTGAPIAAEVLDRVLAAAHAAPSVGLSQPWDFIVVRDRRLRAEFHEHVRHEREVYAGSLTGDAAARFRQIKIDGVRESTLSVVVTYDPERGGPGVLGRHAIADAGLYSVCLAIQNLWLAAAAERLGVGWVSFYREEFLQRLLGIPERIRPVAWLCLGPVSYVEDVPDLERHGWRRRRPLVAAVHADRWQGSRELA
- a CDS encoding aldo/keto reductase encodes the protein MERRTLGSVGEVSVLTLGGGGLGQVWGPTTRQEAVATVREAVDAGIDLIDVAPGYGDGEAERVVGEAFAGKLPAGVRVSTKCGLGNPDPFDVPAFLEKSLDDSLTRMRISFADVFLLHNHVTAEAEPGAPWATPVSLFVEAVRPALEDLVRRGRIGSWGITAVADTAAVTEVLGAAPTPAAAQCVANLLDSAGELAPAQSDTRPAETLAAARRHGVGVMGIRAVQAGALTYGIDRELPPEHPIMADFHRAEPFRALAREFGESAASLAHRYALSMPEVDTVVLGVKDRAELRECVAAAAAGRLRPDEMATIRAAVGSGG
- a CDS encoding MerR family transcriptional regulator, which gives rise to MELLTIGAFARAAGLTPKALRLYAEQGLLLPAAVDPESGYRLYDPGQLAHARLVAQLRAVGMPLVEIRTVCALEPAAAAEAVAAYWRRVTVDVADRARQVALLVEQLSERNPNMPDTNSAVMIRHAVRCDTGAVRESNEDAAYASDRLLAVADGMRGPGGAAASTTAIDALRWLELADLSAADLITLLAGAVDEIDRTVRSSASSEHQPVTTLTALLRAGSQLAMVHIGDTRAYLLRGGELSQLTQDHTWVQSQVEHGKLDPREAAAHPRRALLTRALGAGGSPVEVDLALRTAVAGDRYLLCSDGLAAVVDRSALHAALAADVDPEPTAARLVELAYAAGAPDNVACVVADVAAAA
- a CDS encoding ArsR/SmtB family transcription factor, with product MGTLEERVAALETQLAELTARLDQTPAPPAAPEETFWALDALRQRLPAGTGGVVYTGVVEAAPGERFEWQYGASTDELLTETDWSPAAATLAALGHSVRLLLLREILQGRRTAAELTEVEGLGTTGQLYHHLRALSGAGWLRTTGRGHYSVPPERVVPLLVVLTAARR
- a CDS encoding serine hydrolase domain-containing protein; translation: MRRWLAALAALGLITTAVAWLLGPTPQRLADTTTGDPALAESVRAVIADPTGYHGLAVARTDADQTSFAGLGEAAAGEPVEPDTAFEVGSIGKVLTGMLLADLAADGVVDPDQPLGELLPAVDFDDPAVAEITLAELASHRSGLPRLRMAGLRTVLNGLTWQLRGGDPYAGQDVDWLAATLPSATVSAGEPAVDYSNYGMALLGYALAEHTGVPYPELVRQRILDPLGMSATSYHLDGDPLPAHRAAGGTADGRTMAPWQGSGYAAAGIGLWSTADDLATLVAAVSDGTAPGADAATARFEAGPDEHVGYGWFTDLVNGDELTWHNGASGGFRSYVGFEPATGQGVVVLGNTDRDVVPLGQQLLTQAGDPVDRAGVGWYAIVVTLVVSCLGGLSLLFLATRPEIDRLRLVSNGAWAMALPAIAYQYGAWSTVPALVWALGVGVSVVALAQAVRRWPAVPVVAGRFRWLRWVASTLLALAAPLLVLWFYT
- a CDS encoding PIG-L deacetylase family protein, which produces MTDTLELLPEDWQRGLVIVAHPDDIEYGGAAAIARWTDQGKQLAYALLTSGEAGIDGMPPEQARVVREAEQRASAAVVGVDSVEFLGFADGILEYGVPLRRELARVVRRHQPEIVITSNFRDTWDGSFLNQADHIATGRAVLDAVRDAGNRWVFSEQLDEGLDPWDGVREVWAANSPQSRHGVDVTGTFDRGVESLRAHDAYLRGLGDDTMDPEEMLAAFARPVGSKLGCRYGVAFEVLAMR
- a CDS encoding family 43 glycosylhydrolase yields the protein MGLRLADRWIWDFWLAQDGADHHLFFLQAPRSLGDPELRHWHVSIGHAVSTDLREWELLPDVLAPSPEPAWDDYTTWTGSVLRHDGRWWMFYTGTSHREGGKVQRVGLATSDDLVTWHRYGQSPLIESDPTWYEQLDLAAWPELAWRDPWVLQDPQTGRFHAFVTARARSGDPAVRGVIGHATSSDLLDWQVGPPVTAPGVFGHLEIPQVVWAGGRWQLLFATPPAPAAVVAQRPAAGIPGTHLLSADKLLGPYEWETHQLVDGDPAGTRYGGRLVRTAAGWQLLTWLHHTEDGGFVGELADPVPWPPTGATAATAPPGAPAS